The DNA window tccttggGTCCAAAGAAATTCTCCTCTTTCAGCTTGCCAAAGAGGCGACACTGAGCCTGTAGCCGGACAAGTACAGATTACTCATGATGCAGAGAAGAAATGAGACAGATTTTCCAGAGAAGAAGCTGAACAAACACATTGCTGGAGCTGCTCTAAAGAGTCACACACCCTTAGAAAaaccataaataaaaaaaggaaaatcagaCCGCAAAGGGAATACAAGAGCTAAACAATAGCTGCAATCATATTTtatgtggcttttttttaaaataatttctacCAATAGAGTGGTATTTATATGGCTGTGATTaggtaaaacaccttaaacTGAGCCTCTGGTGGACCCACGATGATAACCATCCTCTGTTTGGGATCCAGTCCTTCTGCAGGGGCAATCTGAAGGAAGGCAGACATcaagcattaaaaacaaaccGCTCAGTCAAACTTAAAGCAGGTGGACAGCTGGGAAAATGTTATCGTTGAGATGCAGAACTTCGCCTGCTGTCCATCACTCACTTTGATTGAGGCTCCGGCAAAGTGTGATAGCTGTTTGATGTGTTGACCCTGTTTTCCGATGATGGCTCCTACTGCGAGTGCCGGGATGAAAAGGTGAACCGTCTCTGACTCCGGTTGTCCCTgctgagcaaaaaaaataaaaaatgttagaaCTATTGTGACCAGGCTCCAACTCAAGCCACCACTGGGAAAATGGTGGTTCTAGCTAAAGTTGTTCTAATCTCTCAACTACGTTAGAGCTCATGCCCCTCACTTTAAAAATCAGCTGGTTAGAAGACACATACCTGcccagcagaaacacaaacacttgtttttaagaGAGTGTGATTGACTTGAGCTCAGTCAGGGAAGGCTGTCGCATAGTTAAAGAGGACCAACAAGTAGCACTGTTGATTTTGGATGGAGCCCAATAATCCAATCAATGAGTCACCTGAGGGCACACTAACATCTTGCTTTGGCAGCCTCTGAATCTCAAGACAGCCTTTCAGCACTGAGGATGTATTACTCGCCGTTAGAGAAACATTTACCTCGGACAAAAAATACTAATGCGACATGTTTGACACAAGCATCACTGAAATATCTAGTGAAGCTCATGTATGCTGAGGGTCTTTTTGTCTTCCCATGCACCAGATTCAGAACCGCACACAGATTAGGGCCTCCAAAAAGGTCACAGACTGAGGGGCAGCTGGAGAACAACTTTTATGTAGCAGACCCTGCCCCCTAATCCCGCAGCGAGCAGCCACAAGCCGTGCAAAGCACTTCGGGACGGGTGACTTACAGCGAGGGGCTGGCTGCTCGCCGACAGCATAGAAGCCCAAAATGGCCCCTCGCCCCCATAAGGACTGCActaaaggaaaaaggaaacGTCAAACTGAGATGCTAAAGGCTAAAGATCGGCTTTTCTTTTGTAGCCTGACCCAGGAGTTGCAGAACGAaggttaaatacaaaaaaatacatccggttctgggttttttttttattggtaatCTCTGGGGTGCACCACTGAGCTGTAAATGATAATGAGGCCGCCACTTACTCCAAATGACGGGCATCCACCGTGGGCTCCAGGAGGTGGGACGCTGGGCATGGACGGACCCATGCCTGGTCCTCCACCAGGAAACAAACCTAGAGCGTTCAGATTCAAGCCGGGGATCAGGTTGGACTGGAGCTGCACGGAAAGGAGAACACTTCTATTAACACAATCCACAAGGCCTCTTCAACTAGTGAAGCGAAAGCCAGCCTGTTTTCATTCTTCTGTGCCCTACAAGACACAGCCTACATCTGCAATAGGATAAATATTATTGAGACTATGAACATGCAGTGTTTTCCCACACAGACTTCATCTAGATTGCAAACCAAAGGAATACATTTGGCGACTGATTTGAGCATCTaatttttcaatatttattttgcaaGCTGCAACAAGCAACAATTCAAGACACTTATAGttgatgtaaaatgtaattGGTTTCTTTCATTGTACTTGAAATTGAATTATTCTGCAAATATAGGAGCTACCTGTAGCCAAAGAAAAAGTGTTCTTTGTAACCTGGAAATCAAAAATCAATATATCTGAAACACACTTGAGGTTAAAGTTGAAAAGCCCTGCAGTACATATTACTACAAGGTGTGTACTCGCTCGCTATCAcctttatatttaaaacaaaagaagtcaCGGGGCGCCGGTTGACCTAGCGGTTAAATCCCGGCCCATGTAGGCTATAGTCCTCCCAGGGGGCGGGCCAGGTTCAAGTCTGATCTGTGGCCCCTTACCCACATTCCCCACTGTCTCATCCAGATTTCCTACTCTCTCTACTGTCCTGTCAAACAGAATTCTCACACAAGTCTGGATTTCAGATAGTGAGACTTCTTTAATAAAAATCAAGCAGAAATCAGCCTTATTTAATCAAGCATGCTTTTAAACCCTTAGGCAGTCcaaattgtttaaaatgtgagcCTCTCTTACCAGATTAAAAGCACTATAtatgtttataaaatgtataaCAAAGAGAATTCCTATCCTTTCTATTTTAAGCTGCTACTAAGACGTATTCAACATTTACTCAaataacacagaagttttgatCATTCTGCAACGGGTCAACTTTCCACAACGAAAATGAatctttattcaaataaaaggcGCAAACAACAGGGAAAACAAGTTTTCTCAacttgtatgtgtgtacatCAATTCAGGATAGGAAAGTGCTGATATGACAGATGAGGTCGCAGCTTCCTGTTTTTGCATATCAACATTGtctgattcatgttttaatCTACACTGATGTTATTTAGACAGTTTGCTAAACAGAATATTACCAACTTTTTAGTTAGTCAATTAATGGAAAGTAGGGTTGTAACAGATCACAAGTCTCACGCTTTGGATCAGATTACAGATTTTATCAATTCTCAGATTGTCAAACAGCCAACCATGAAAACTGTGCATTTTGAAGCACAACAAATCACAGTGGCAATCAACTTCCTTCACTATAAACACTATAAAAAATCCAATGATTCCAACAAGCAGTCGGGTAAACCTGAACTCCCTCTTTCTATAGACAATAATTCAGAAGTGTTACATTATGGAATGTGTGGCTACGGCTAAATTGACAgctacagactacagcaggctgaaAGATACTGATTTCTGTGACACACAACCAGCTGATACTTGCatgataaacacagacagtcagagatgGTCATGTCATAGCaccaaaaaacatcaacacatttcttttgtgtgtgaaagtttGTGAAAAACTTGCGTaaccatatttttaaaaagaaaactggacCGTCTTCATATTTGTACAGAGAATCTACATGGTGCCTGTAAGCACTACTTAAGCACTACTTCCTCTTCACGGATACGGCACAGGGATGCATTtgcaatacatttaatttactcCATGCCGAAACATTTTCCCATTGATCTGCAGATCTGAACTGTGTGGGGTGATCCCTAGCACcactcatggaaacacaacacCATCATGCAACAGAATGATTTTCTTTGAGCAAAGGCCGAGTGTCCTTACGTTCATAGCAGCCATGTCACTATCATACGATTCCCTGATCTtcttcatcacctcctcctcgGCTCTTGTGCACGCCTCGATGGAGCCCTTCAATGTGATGGTCCGCTCAGGGTTGTACAGAGTCAAGTCCTGCAGActagacaaaaaagaaaaacacaagaacagtCGTCAGATCATAAATTCTGATACCGGAGCAAATactacaacattaaatattcattgtGTAGCAGGCGTCACTTTTACAAATATGCTGCAGGAGCTACAAACGGTCAATATAAACAAGCCTTCAGTGAACGTAAAATAGTCTTACGGTGAAATTGTGATCTTGCATCCCGTATCCTGCTCGATTTTCTTCAGGTTGCGTCCTTCCTTCCCAATTAATCTTCCGACGAAGTTGTTGTGTGCAAGTATCTTCAGTGGGATCTCCTCAGTACTGAGCCAAACAGAACTGACGGTTAGCTACATTTTCCTTCATTCAGATAAGACCTCCCCTTCCAATGTTTAGTGTCTTATGTTTTCACAGGCCTGACAACAAGAGTCATTGGCTTTAATCTTACACAATAATCTTCACCCATGTCTTTGGCCACAAACTCACAACTTTGTGTCGACGGCCTCCTTCTGCATGATCTCCATGATGGTCGTACAAGCGCTCGAACAGCCTTCAGGGGTCGAGTGAATCGTGATGGGCTTCTCTGCTGCGCCAGCGTTCTCTTTCCTATGGATGTCGATCCTGGAGAGAAAGTTTAAGGCAGATTACGGCACCTTTCAACTACAatacaattcaaagtgcttttataaAATGATAGCAAAAGTTATGCATAGATGTAATGTTTTAGAATATGTATCTTTGCCCCAAATCTTCTGTTGAGAGCCCCGTTTTAAAACAAAGGACAGTTTGAGCAGACGTCTGGTTTTCTGAGGGTTTAGTCCAGGTAAGTGGTGCAGATATACTGACCGTTATTTCTTTTTGACTCTAAAGACAGGTCGTTGATCTGAACCAGTGTGTAGTTccgaacaacaacaaaaaaagcaggaagtggGGTTGGGTCAGGGTTTTAGTAGGAGACAGAGAGTAC is part of the Labrus mixtus chromosome 16, fLabMix1.1, whole genome shotgun sequence genome and encodes:
- the igf2bp3 gene encoding insulin-like growth factor 2 mRNA-binding protein 3 isoform X5; its protein translation is MSQMKSCKLQIRNIPPHMQWEVLDGMLAQYGTVESCEQVNTDTETAVVNVRYAAKDQARLSMEKLNGSMMENYALKVSYIPDETAVQEGPSAGGRRGFNARGPPRSGSPGLGARPKVQSDIPLRMLVPTQFVGAIIGKEGATIRNITKQTHSKIDIHRKENAGAAEKPITIHSTPEGCSSACTTIMEIMQKEAVDTKFTEEIPLKILAHNNFVGRLIGKEGRNLKKIEQDTGCKITISPLQDLTLYNPERTITLKGSIEACTRAEEEVMKKIRESYDSDMAAMNLQSNLIPGLNLNALGLFPGGGPGMGPSMPSVPPPGAHGGCPSFGCSPYGGEGPFWASMLSASSQPLAQGQPESETVHLFIPALAVGAIIGKQGQHIKQLSHFAGASIKIAPAEGLDPKQRMVIIVGPPEAQFKAQCRLFGKLKEENFFGPKEEVKLEAHIKVPSFAAGRVIGKGGKTVNELQNLTCAEVVVPRDQTPDENDQVIVKISGHFFACQLAQRKIQEILAQVRRQQQPKPSSGAQTPIPRRK